Proteins from a single region of Thalassophryne amazonica chromosome 22, fThaAma1.1, whole genome shotgun sequence:
- the lyrm5a gene encoding LYR motif-containing protein 5A — MANPLKGEVIRVYKNLLYLGRDYPQGSAYFRERLKRAFMKNKDVTDPEKIRKLVARGEFVIKELEALYFLRKYRAMKQRYYEPEQ, encoded by the exons ATGGCCAACCCTCTGAAGGGTGAAGTTATCAGAGTTTACAAAAAT CTGCTGTATCTTGGACGTGATTACCCTCAGGGATCAGCCTATTTCAGGGAGCGTCTGAAGAGGGCCTTCATGAAGAATAAAGATGTGACCGACCCCGAAAAGATCAGGAAGCTTGTGGCCCGTGGCGAGTTTGTCATCAAGGAGCTTGAGGCTCTTTATTTCCTCAGAAAATATCGTGCAATGAAGCAGAGGTACTATGAACCAGAACAATAA
- the casc1 gene encoding protein CASC1 isoform X1 yields MCCDGAPDPADQRDINTYITNWKDDPEVNIAHVLRQCNFTLQLIEELEGLRKDATDPKAIQIYQEGFIRLHELIHSKLLLASEEILKDASVNTDIETGNMQTVIRDENMALCLWANIKKNPRFEGLTFEEVGLGFEVSRRLAVSDIAIRFLHTCYDHLTFLALITHYRMHTPSHRSQSNTTTVPTTAIITASPYIETSRVTTHTPHGVGPRFLTGPEKTPADLDMLEATKVEEVKEKSTMEPQQREEEEVQSIQKLQDKMVKQRPTSVQSRTSSVQFADGRVDEIQTQMEVLSAVGELTSASEQSAEGDMGQSGQVEVVDLKQHSSLGGVFYFDVFHLPPQTRYVKGWKITQLSDEGLQVFPYPMRSQGYSSVSMDVDDPVGVSVTVPDSVVLLKPPKVARWEAAEKQWRMDGIKELTYEEAEAKVTFKMDSFYTFTLIQETYANFPFRSWELRPLGQDSALFTVRGALIELSIAIQGSQCMLQSEHEKRLSHLTGKWMSGAAMQRAIVHAGINIFVNEHTDKYISTCGKDPLTEHAAYEQMALLASACAFSGSQWNAKCGAEHLVMQMCEHHGPAPVSEGSWRLYLLGAQKIRKLKVTEDSECFSPEHYPGSEFHSTLFHMMQDDMSPDGIVNITKSSYQFVDAVQNLLCATRPLAYSYPCNIRH; encoded by the exons ATGTGCTGTGACGGTGCCCCAGATCCAGCGGACCAGCGGGATATTAACACATATATCACTAACTGGAAAGATGATCCTGAAGTCAACATCGCGCATGTGCTCAGGCAATGTAACTTCACACTCCAG CTTATTGAAGAACTTGAAGGTCTGCGCAAAGATGCTACAGATCCAAAAGCGATCCAGATATACCAGGAGGGTTTCATACGCCTACATGAACTAATTCACTCCAAACTCCTCCTTGCCTCAGAGGAAATCCTCAAG GATGCTAGTGTCAACACTGACATTGAAACAGGCAACATGCAGACTGTGATCAGAGATGAAAACATGGCACTGTGTCTCTGGGCTAACATAAAGAAGAATCCGAG GTTTGAAGGTCTGACCTTTGAGGAGGTCGGACTGGGCTTTGAAGTGTCCAGGCGGCTAGCTGTAAGCGATATCGCCATACGGTTCCTCCACACATGCTATGATCACCTGACCTTTCTGGCCTTGATAACTCATTATAGAATGCACACACCCAGCCACAGGTCCCAGTCTAATACTACTACTGTACCAACTACTGCTATTATTACTGCTTCACCCTACATTGAAACCAGTAGAGTTACAACTCATACTCCTCATGGGGTTGGTCCCAGGTTCCTTACAGGGCCTGAGAAGACTCCAGCGGACTTAGATATGCTGGAGGCAACTaaagtggaggaggtgaaggagaaAAGCACCATGGAACCACAACAAAGAGAGGAAGAGGAGGTGCAGTCCATCCAAAAGCTACAGGACAAGATGGTCAAGCAGCGTCCAACCAGTGTGCAGTCAAGGACAAGCAGCGTCCAGTTTGCAGACGGCCGAGTGGACGAGATACAGACACAGATGGAGGTCCTCTCTG CTGTAGGGGAGCTGACGTCTGCTTCAGAGCAGTCTGCAGAGGGGGACATGGGACAGAGTGGGCAAGTGGAAGTAGTGGACTTAAAGCAGCACTCGTCTCTGGGTGGCGTCTTCTATTTCGACGTGTTCCACCTTCCACCACAAACCCGCTACGTCAAGGGCTGGAAAATAACACAA CTGTCAGATGAAGGCCTACAAGTGTTCCCCTATCCCATGAGGTCACAGGGTTACAGCTCAGTCTCAATGGACGTGGACGACCCTGTTGGGGTGTCAGTGACTGTGCCTGACTCAGTCGTCCTCTTAAAACCTCCCAAAGTGGCTCGTTGGGAAGCTGCAG AGAAGCAGTGGAGGATGGACGGTATCAAAGAACTGACTTATGAGGAGGCTGAAGCCAAGGTGACCTTCAAGATGGACAGCTTCTACACTTTTACACTCATTCAGGAAACTTATGCCAACTTTCCCTTCCGGAGCTGGGAGCTCCGACCACTAGGGCAGGACTCTGCACTTTTCACCGTCCGCGGGGCGCTCATCGAACTCAGCATTGCCATCCAG GGTAGCCAGTGTATGCTGCAGTCAGAACATGAGAAACGCCTTTCTCACCTCACGGGGAAGTGGATGAGCGGCGCCGCCATGCAGAGAGCCATAGTCCATGCTGGGATCAACATCTTTGTGAATGAGCACACGGATAAATACATTAGCACTTGTGGCAAG GACCCACTTACAGAGCATGCTGCCTATGAACAGATGGCTCTCCTCGCTTCTGCCTGTGCTTTCTCGGGGAGCCAGTGGAATGCCAAATGTGGAGCCGAGCATCTAGTCATGCAG ATGTGTGAGCACCACGGCCCCGCCCCTGTGTCAGAGGGTTCGTGGAGGCTTTACCTGCTGGGAGCTCAGAAGATTCGAAAGTTAAAGGTCACAGAGGACAGCGAGTGTTTTTCACCTGAGCATTATCCAGGCAGCGAGTTTCACTCCACGCTTTTCCACATGATGCAGGACGACATGAGCCCAGACGGCATCGTCAACATCACGAAGTCCAGTTATCAGTTTGTAGACGCAGTACAAAATCTGCTCTGTGCCACCAGACCACTCGCATATTCTTATCCATGTAACATAAGACATTAA
- the casc1 gene encoding protein CASC1 isoform X2 encodes MCCDGAPDPADQRDINTYITNWKDDPEVNIAHVLRQCNFTLQLIEELEGLRKDATDPKAIQIYQEGFIRLHELIHSKLLLASEEILKDASVNTDIETGNMQTVIRDENMALCLWANIKKNPRFEGLTFEEVGLGFEVSRRLAVSDIAIRFLHTCYDHLTFLALITHYRMHTPSHRFLTGPEKTPADLDMLEATKVEEVKEKSTMEPQQREEEEVQSIQKLQDKMVKQRPTSVQSRTSSVQFADGRVDEIQTQMEVLSAVGELTSASEQSAEGDMGQSGQVEVVDLKQHSSLGGVFYFDVFHLPPQTRYVKGWKITQLSDEGLQVFPYPMRSQGYSSVSMDVDDPVGVSVTVPDSVVLLKPPKVARWEAAEKQWRMDGIKELTYEEAEAKVTFKMDSFYTFTLIQETYANFPFRSWELRPLGQDSALFTVRGALIELSIAIQGSQCMLQSEHEKRLSHLTGKWMSGAAMQRAIVHAGINIFVNEHTDKYISTCGKDPLTEHAAYEQMALLASACAFSGSQWNAKCGAEHLVMQMCEHHGPAPVSEGSWRLYLLGAQKIRKLKVTEDSECFSPEHYPGSEFHSTLFHMMQDDMSPDGIVNITKSSYQFVDAVQNLLCATRPLAYSYPCNIRH; translated from the exons ATGTGCTGTGACGGTGCCCCAGATCCAGCGGACCAGCGGGATATTAACACATATATCACTAACTGGAAAGATGATCCTGAAGTCAACATCGCGCATGTGCTCAGGCAATGTAACTTCACACTCCAG CTTATTGAAGAACTTGAAGGTCTGCGCAAAGATGCTACAGATCCAAAAGCGATCCAGATATACCAGGAGGGTTTCATACGCCTACATGAACTAATTCACTCCAAACTCCTCCTTGCCTCAGAGGAAATCCTCAAG GATGCTAGTGTCAACACTGACATTGAAACAGGCAACATGCAGACTGTGATCAGAGATGAAAACATGGCACTGTGTCTCTGGGCTAACATAAAGAAGAATCCGAG GTTTGAAGGTCTGACCTTTGAGGAGGTCGGACTGGGCTTTGAAGTGTCCAGGCGGCTAGCTGTAAGCGATATCGCCATACGGTTCCTCCACACATGCTATGATCACCTGACCTTTCTGGCCTTGATAACTCATTATAGAATGCACACACCCAGCCACAG GTTCCTTACAGGGCCTGAGAAGACTCCAGCGGACTTAGATATGCTGGAGGCAACTaaagtggaggaggtgaaggagaaAAGCACCATGGAACCACAACAAAGAGAGGAAGAGGAGGTGCAGTCCATCCAAAAGCTACAGGACAAGATGGTCAAGCAGCGTCCAACCAGTGTGCAGTCAAGGACAAGCAGCGTCCAGTTTGCAGACGGCCGAGTGGACGAGATACAGACACAGATGGAGGTCCTCTCTG CTGTAGGGGAGCTGACGTCTGCTTCAGAGCAGTCTGCAGAGGGGGACATGGGACAGAGTGGGCAAGTGGAAGTAGTGGACTTAAAGCAGCACTCGTCTCTGGGTGGCGTCTTCTATTTCGACGTGTTCCACCTTCCACCACAAACCCGCTACGTCAAGGGCTGGAAAATAACACAA CTGTCAGATGAAGGCCTACAAGTGTTCCCCTATCCCATGAGGTCACAGGGTTACAGCTCAGTCTCAATGGACGTGGACGACCCTGTTGGGGTGTCAGTGACTGTGCCTGACTCAGTCGTCCTCTTAAAACCTCCCAAAGTGGCTCGTTGGGAAGCTGCAG AGAAGCAGTGGAGGATGGACGGTATCAAAGAACTGACTTATGAGGAGGCTGAAGCCAAGGTGACCTTCAAGATGGACAGCTTCTACACTTTTACACTCATTCAGGAAACTTATGCCAACTTTCCCTTCCGGAGCTGGGAGCTCCGACCACTAGGGCAGGACTCTGCACTTTTCACCGTCCGCGGGGCGCTCATCGAACTCAGCATTGCCATCCAG GGTAGCCAGTGTATGCTGCAGTCAGAACATGAGAAACGCCTTTCTCACCTCACGGGGAAGTGGATGAGCGGCGCCGCCATGCAGAGAGCCATAGTCCATGCTGGGATCAACATCTTTGTGAATGAGCACACGGATAAATACATTAGCACTTGTGGCAAG GACCCACTTACAGAGCATGCTGCCTATGAACAGATGGCTCTCCTCGCTTCTGCCTGTGCTTTCTCGGGGAGCCAGTGGAATGCCAAATGTGGAGCCGAGCATCTAGTCATGCAG ATGTGTGAGCACCACGGCCCCGCCCCTGTGTCAGAGGGTTCGTGGAGGCTTTACCTGCTGGGAGCTCAGAAGATTCGAAAGTTAAAGGTCACAGAGGACAGCGAGTGTTTTTCACCTGAGCATTATCCAGGCAGCGAGTTTCACTCCACGCTTTTCCACATGATGCAGGACGACATGAGCCCAGACGGCATCGTCAACATCACGAAGTCCAGTTATCAGTTTGTAGACGCAGTACAAAATCTGCTCTGTGCCACCAGACCACTCGCATATTCTTATCCATGTAACATAAGACATTAA